A section of the Methanosarcina mazei S-6 genome encodes:
- a CDS encoding beta-propeller fold lactonase family protein → MKIKTISTIPIDTFSISLPPVAMSNKARRKDTLIRVLGITALAILILTGVAGAAPFAYVTSLGVDTGTVFVIDTTTNNLTAVVPVEGWPFGVAINPAGTKVYVADLSGTSTTVSVIDTATNTVEAVVDVGGYPRGVAVDPTGSRVYVTNRYSVVDNDSNNVSVIDTSTNSVVGTVNVGLSTYNVAFTPDGKKIYATNSRNNTTSVIDATTNKVTDTVPVGDHPTDIAISPDGNKVYVTNSGSNNVSVIDTATNTVTTTVPVGDDPCDVAFSSDGKKAYVPNKRSDNVSVIDTATNTVTATVPVGITPLGVAVTPDGNKVYVTNAESDNVSIINTATNKVTAMVNTGKYYMNYPIGVVIVPFMDSNMTDQSIGATSNATEDIGVEETNLSSSEEKNAVELNNSNNNNSESNNGSSSNGNESNKNNSTPGFGLLGSLTCLYGGWKLGKK, encoded by the coding sequence ATGAAAATTAAAACTATATCAACAATACCGATTGACACTTTTTCGATTTCACTCCCACCTGTAGCAATGTCTAATAAAGCACGCAGAAAAGATACCCTCATAAGAGTTTTGGGAATAACTGCACTTGCAATTTTAATACTGACGGGCGTAGCAGGTGCAGCTCCATTTGCATATGTGACAAGTCTGGGAGTCGACACTGGAACTGTCTTTGTAATTGATACAACGACTAACAATCTTACAGCCGTGGTACCTGTAGAAGGCTGGCCCTTTGGAGTTGCAATCAACCCTGCAGGAACAAAGGTGTATGTGGCGGACTTGTCAGGCACAAGCACCACTGTCTCTGTAATTGACACTGCGACAAATACGGTTGAAGCTGTGGTGGATGTAGGAGGTTATCCTCGGGGAGTTGCAGTCGATCCGACAGGATCAAGGGTTTATGTGACAAATCGTTACAGCGTGGTGGATAATGACAGCAACAATGTCTCTGTAATTGACACATCCACAAACAGTGTAGTGGGCACGGTTAATGTGGGGCTGAGTACTTATAACGTTGCATTTACACCAGATGGGAAAAAAATTTATGCTACAAACAGTCGCAACAACACTACTTCTGTAATTGATGCTACTACAAACAAAGTTACAGACACTGTACCTGTAGGAGACCATCCTACTGATATTGCAATCAGTCCTGATGGAAATAAGGTGTACGTAACTAATTCAGGCAGCAACAATGTTTCTGTAATTGATACAGCTACAAACACAGTTACAACCACTGTGCCGGTAGGAGACGATCCCTGTGACGTTGCATTCAGTTCTGATGGAAAAAAGGCATATGTGCCAAATAAACGAAGCGACAATGTTTCTGTAATTGACACAGCAACAAACACTGTTACAGCCACAGTTCCTGTAGGAATTACTCCTTTAGGAGTTGCAGTCACTCCAGATGGAAATAAGGTATATGTGACAAACGCCGAAAGCGACAATGTCTCTATAATTAACACAGCCACAAACAAAGTTACAGCTATGGTGAATACAGGAAAATATTATATGAACTATCCTATTGGAGTTGTAATTGTGCCTTTTATGGATTCTAATATGACTGATCAAAGCATAGGGGCAACCTCCAATGCAACTGAAGACATAGGAGTTGAAGAAACTAACTTATCATCATCTGAAGAAAAAAACGCTGTCGAACTAAATAATTCAAACAATAATAATTCCGAATCTAATAATGGTAGTAGTTCAAATGGAAATGAATCAAACAAAAATAACTCTACTCCAGGCTTCGGATTATTGGGGAGCTTGACCTGCCTGTATGGTGGATGGAAACTCGGGAAGAAGTAA
- the hdrB gene encoding ferredoxin:CoB-CoM heterodisulfide reductase subunit HdrB encodes MKAIESIPDRKLLLFKSCMVGQEYPGIETATAYVFDRLGVDYCINDEQSCCTGIGHYTDVFEGLTTAAIAARNFAVARKCGYPNITCLCSTCYAVNKEACELLNNNPEVRDKVNSIFKEKGFDDLVYEKGDMDPRANFYHVVEVLLSKAGQIKEEKRVDFSGVKTAAHHACHYYKVKYLDVIGNPENPQLIDTVAAACGASPVRWYEDRSLTCGMGFSQIHLNKNTSLQVTKAKLDSLQRAGVELMLHMCPNCHIQYDRYQPVIEKEFGVKYDMVHMNIAQFVALSLGADPYKVCGFQTHSVPLEGFLEKTGII; translated from the coding sequence TTGAAAGCGATAGAGAGTATACCGGACAGGAAGCTATTACTGTTTAAAAGCTGCATGGTCGGACAGGAATATCCCGGAATAGAAACCGCCACAGCTTACGTATTTGACAGGCTTGGGGTGGATTACTGCATAAACGATGAACAGTCCTGCTGCACAGGTATAGGGCACTACACAGATGTATTTGAAGGGCTCACAACAGCAGCAATTGCAGCCCGAAACTTCGCAGTAGCCAGGAAGTGCGGATATCCGAACATCACCTGCCTCTGTTCAACCTGTTACGCAGTAAACAAGGAAGCATGTGAACTACTTAACAACAATCCAGAGGTCCGGGATAAGGTCAATTCAATATTTAAAGAAAAAGGCTTTGACGACCTTGTTTACGAAAAAGGCGATATGGACCCGCGGGCTAACTTTTATCATGTCGTTGAGGTCCTTCTGAGTAAAGCTGGTCAGATTAAGGAAGAAAAGAGAGTCGATTTCTCAGGGGTTAAAACAGCTGCCCACCACGCCTGCCACTACTATAAGGTCAAATATCTTGATGTGATCGGAAACCCGGAAAACCCCCAGCTTATAGATACGGTGGCTGCCGCCTGTGGGGCATCCCCTGTCAGGTGGTACGAAGACCGCTCCCTTACCTGCGGGATGGGTTTTTCGCAGATCCACCTTAACAAAAACACCTCATTGCAGGTTACCAAAGCCAAACTGGACAGCCTCCAGAGAGCAGGAGTTGAATTAATGCTTCACATGTGCCCGAACTGCCATATCCAGTACGACCGCTACCAGCCTGTAATTGAAAAAGAGTTTGGGGTAAAATACGATATGGTTCACATGAATATTGCCCAGTTCGTAGCTCTCTCACTGGGAGCAGACCCCTACAAAGTATGCGGTTTCCAGACTCATTCCGTGCCTCTGGAAGGTTTTCTTGAAAAGACCGGTATAATCTAA
- the hdrC gene encoding ferredoxin:CoB-CoM heterodisulfide reductase subunit HdrC: MIPYVNEYDTPNCNTLAETAKKSIRTPESLGLDRCIQCGACTASCPAARFTDYSPRQIVKKVLENDRSVLESDMIWSCFYCYSCNMRCPRNNSPVTIVQVLRQMAINEGIGIGKLAYFLEIGECLAENGASKVPGAGVKNMERDLGERWIGIKRNLEPIRSELGLSPRDVRDTHGEVQAILESTGYFEREKWIKAGIQEKKLHGFLKADCSDEEKKNGDFCFESDREYTGQEAITV, from the coding sequence ATGATTCCATATGTAAACGAATATGATACTCCGAACTGTAATACTCTTGCAGAGACAGCAAAAAAGAGTATCAGAACCCCTGAATCTCTGGGGCTTGACCGCTGTATCCAGTGCGGAGCCTGCACAGCTTCCTGCCCTGCAGCCCGGTTTACGGATTACAGTCCGAGGCAAATAGTAAAAAAAGTGCTGGAAAACGACCGCAGTGTACTTGAATCAGATATGATCTGGTCCTGCTTCTACTGCTATTCCTGCAATATGCGCTGCCCGAGGAACAACAGCCCTGTTACAATCGTGCAGGTACTGCGCCAGATGGCTATTAACGAGGGTATCGGAATTGGGAAGCTTGCCTATTTCCTTGAGATAGGAGAGTGCCTTGCAGAAAATGGAGCCAGCAAAGTCCCGGGCGCCGGCGTAAAGAATATGGAAAGAGACCTTGGAGAACGCTGGATTGGGATTAAAAGAAACCTTGAGCCAATCCGTTCCGAACTCGGGCTCAGCCCCAGGGATGTCAGGGACACGCATGGAGAGGTCCAGGCCATTCTTGAGAGCACAGGTTATTTTGAAAGGGAAAAGTGGATTAAAGCAGGGATACAGGAAAAAAAACTTCACGGGTTCCTGAAGGCAGACTGCAGTGATGAAGAAAAAAAGAACGGAGACTTTTGCTTTGAAAGCGATAGAGAGTATACCGGACAGGAAGCTATTACTGTTTAA
- the hdrA gene encoding ferredoxin:CoB-CoM heterodisulfide reductase subunit HdrA, with protein MTDGTTDGLNKAAVFICHCSGNISEHVDINIVKKTLKAEGFSVYDYEYLCSSQGQALIKKKISEGHVDRVVIGSCTPSKHGTLFKKCIQETGLNRAGLEIANLREQCAWVHPDRAGATEKALSLLKAKLKRLENIEPLEDIKVDIAQQVLVIGGGIAGITAALNLADNGVPTFLVEKDSSIGGQMAKIGKIFSPDKLAEECAMCSLSPLMNEVAAHPRITLLTWTEVEKLSGSAGNFTVKLKKKPRYVKDNCIACGKCSRVCPVSVEDEFNCGYMDKKAISLRFSQSVPKVYFIDPDSCLQLKGENCGKCAEACKTGAIDFSQKEEIIELNVGAVIVATGFEEYDVSQKPQYGYGIFENVLTQMELARVLGINGPTKGELLRISDFSKASSDPAPSTCDSRCESSSDHPFEVETPERIVMIQCVGSRDEKEGGNRYCSRYCCMAALKHASLIKKRYPKTEITICYIDMRAFGFYENYYRAVQETGVNFVRGRPAEVIEKPDKSLVVRVEDTLSQKIKEIPADMVVLSAAMVPSPGTKKIASVLNLSQDESGFIKERHSKLKPVDCSLDGIFVCGTAQSPKDVTDTIAQAGLAAVRARAFITDSPKVLDNEIAAINQLLCTRCGECLKCPFDALSINENGRVVLDPLICTGCGYCTELCREGAVQIAGFTKSQLKAELEGVLEEGDVLGFVNSGISSLTCDNIGNSVLTYPSSVKLIKVPTCLIVDRDLVLHAFRHGASSVLFVEDPPDSPRAEVIYPLTVSHFEKLKEELGDSGKRIHFKKAYVPNIKGLAGTFTSLAREGEMIK; from the coding sequence ATGACTGACGGGACTACTGACGGGTTGAACAAAGCTGCTGTATTTATCTGCCACTGCAGCGGGAATATCTCGGAACACGTTGATATCAATATAGTGAAAAAGACCCTAAAGGCAGAAGGTTTTTCAGTTTATGATTATGAATACCTGTGTTCAAGCCAGGGACAGGCTCTGATTAAAAAGAAAATTTCGGAAGGGCATGTGGACAGGGTGGTAATAGGTTCATGTACTCCTTCCAAACACGGCACTCTTTTCAAAAAGTGCATACAGGAAACCGGATTGAACAGGGCAGGGCTTGAGATTGCAAACCTGAGGGAACAGTGTGCCTGGGTGCACCCTGACAGAGCAGGAGCTACTGAAAAAGCTCTCTCTCTCCTTAAAGCCAAGCTGAAGCGCCTGGAAAACATAGAGCCGCTGGAAGATATAAAAGTAGACATTGCCCAGCAGGTTCTTGTTATCGGCGGAGGGATTGCAGGGATCACGGCTGCTCTTAACCTTGCAGATAACGGGGTTCCCACTTTCCTTGTGGAGAAAGACTCAAGCATAGGCGGGCAGATGGCTAAAATCGGGAAAATCTTTTCTCCTGATAAACTTGCTGAAGAGTGTGCGATGTGCTCGCTCAGCCCTCTTATGAATGAGGTTGCAGCCCACCCAAGGATTACTCTTTTGACCTGGACAGAAGTAGAAAAGCTTAGCGGAAGCGCAGGAAACTTTACTGTCAAGCTAAAAAAGAAACCGAGATATGTGAAAGACAACTGTATAGCATGTGGGAAGTGCAGCAGGGTCTGTCCCGTCTCTGTTGAAGACGAGTTCAACTGCGGCTATATGGACAAAAAGGCAATTTCTCTTCGTTTCTCTCAGTCAGTCCCCAAGGTTTACTTCATTGACCCTGACAGCTGCCTGCAGTTAAAAGGGGAAAACTGCGGAAAGTGTGCAGAAGCCTGCAAAACAGGAGCTATCGATTTCTCTCAGAAAGAAGAGATCATAGAACTGAATGTGGGTGCAGTTATCGTTGCAACAGGCTTTGAAGAGTATGACGTTTCCCAGAAACCCCAGTACGGGTATGGGATTTTTGAAAATGTTCTTACCCAGATGGAACTTGCAAGAGTCCTGGGCATCAACGGACCTACAAAAGGGGAACTTCTCAGGATCTCCGATTTCAGCAAAGCTTCCAGCGACCCTGCTCCTTCAACATGTGATTCAAGGTGCGAAAGCTCGTCTGATCATCCCTTTGAGGTTGAAACTCCAGAAAGGATAGTCATGATCCAGTGTGTTGGTTCAAGGGACGAAAAGGAAGGAGGAAACCGCTACTGCTCAAGGTACTGCTGTATGGCAGCCCTGAAGCATGCAAGCCTGATAAAGAAAAGGTATCCGAAAACGGAAATCACGATCTGCTATATTGACATGAGGGCTTTTGGCTTTTACGAAAACTACTACCGTGCAGTCCAGGAGACCGGGGTTAACTTTGTGAGGGGGAGGCCTGCAGAAGTCATTGAAAAACCGGATAAGAGCCTTGTTGTAAGGGTTGAAGACACCCTTAGCCAGAAAATAAAGGAAATCCCTGCCGACATGGTAGTACTTTCCGCAGCTATGGTACCATCTCCGGGGACAAAGAAAATTGCCAGTGTGCTGAACCTCAGCCAGGACGAAAGCGGGTTCATCAAAGAGAGGCACTCCAAACTGAAGCCGGTGGACTGTTCCCTTGATGGGATTTTTGTCTGCGGCACTGCTCAGAGCCCCAAGGATGTTACTGATACAATTGCCCAGGCAGGACTTGCAGCCGTAAGAGCAAGGGCTTTCATTACAGACAGCCCGAAGGTGCTGGATAACGAAATTGCAGCCATAAACCAGCTACTCTGCACCCGGTGCGGGGAATGTCTTAAGTGCCCGTTTGATGCCCTTTCTATAAATGAAAATGGGAGGGTTGTTCTTGACCCACTTATATGCACAGGCTGCGGGTACTGTACCGAACTCTGTAGGGAAGGAGCTGTCCAGATTGCAGGTTTTACGAAATCCCAGCTAAAGGCTGAGTTAGAAGGCGTTCTTGAAGAAGGGGACGTACTTGGCTTTGTGAACAGCGGAATATCTTCCCTTACCTGTGACAATATCGGTAACAGTGTGCTCACATATCCTTCAAGTGTTAAATTGATCAAGGTTCCTACCTGCCTGATAGTTGACAGAGACCTGGTGCTGCATGCATTCAGGCATGGGGCGTCTTCTGTTCTTTTTGTGGAAGACCCGCCTGACAGCCCGAGAGCTGAAGTGATATATCCTCTTACTGTCAGCCATTTCGAAAAACTCAAAGAAGAACTTGGAGATTCAGGAAAGAGGATCCATTTCAAAAAAGCGTATGTTCCGAATATCAAAGGGCTTGCAGGAACTTTTACCAGCCTTGCCCGGGAAGGAGAGATGATAAAATGA
- a CDS encoding transcriptional regulator codes for MIVVADNGLTLEGNDFKMGEVEYEMVELLRRLNINRPVALTLACLSKGEEISSQCIEMVSGLRQPEVSIAMRYLRENDWVDMREEKKNHGKGRPVKLYRLTVQMETIINTIEENVIAESKTILQNIERLKHLS; via the coding sequence ATGATAGTTGTGGCAGATAATGGGCTAACATTAGAAGGCAATGATTTTAAAATGGGAGAGGTAGAGTACGAAATGGTCGAGCTTCTAAGGAGGCTCAATATAAACAGGCCTGTCGCCCTGACCCTTGCATGTCTCTCAAAAGGGGAAGAAATTTCTTCCCAGTGTATAGAAATGGTATCAGGTCTAAGGCAACCTGAAGTCAGCATTGCAATGCGTTACCTTCGTGAGAACGACTGGGTAGACATGAGGGAAGAAAAAAAGAACCACGGCAAAGGCAGACCTGTAAAGCTCTACAGGCTGACGGTCCAGATGGAAACGATTATCAACACAATTGAAGAAAACGTCATTGCTGAGAGCAAAACTATTCTCCAGAACATAGAACGTCTCAAGCATCTATCCTGA
- a CDS encoding transcriptional regulator: protein MVDESGSAIETTDMTNETPICMGSSEYEMIELFRKINVSRPIALTLACLAKGREISSQSIEMVSGLRQPEVSVAMRYLRENNWIDIREEKKSKGKGRPIKLYRLTVPMDRIVSKIEEEIIAESKLVLRNIERLKHIA from the coding sequence ATGGTAGATGAAAGTGGTTCAGCTATAGAAACTACTGACATGACAAATGAAACCCCTATATGTATGGGGTCAAGCGAATACGAAATGATTGAATTGTTCAGAAAGATTAATGTCAGCAGGCCAATTGCTCTTACCCTAGCCTGTCTTGCAAAGGGAAGGGAAATCTCTTCCCAGAGCATTGAAATGGTGTCTGGCCTGAGACAGCCGGAAGTCAGTGTTGCAATGCGCTACCTCCGCGAAAACAACTGGATTGATATCCGGGAAGAAAAGAAATCAAAAGGTAAGGGCAGACCGATCAAGCTGTATAGACTTACAGTCCCTATGGACCGCATTGTCAGCAAGATCGAAGAAGAAATCATAGCCGAAAGCAAACTTGTGCTGAGGAACATAGAACGCCTGAAGCACATAGCCTGA
- a CDS encoding PGF-pre-PGF domain-containing protein: MKRELSILFTLVLAFQVITGSTAAMTLYVDDDGTGNYTTIQSAVNAAVNGDTIIVNPGTYEGDITLDTSSLRIQSQSENPEDTVIQGNGFYLTQNAQRIAIKGFTLKGTGSSYAIALEEYADSIIENNIILDHGTGIDTNIYSTFTINDNDISSCGTGIYVGECYFNAIINNNRVSKCGTGITVGDLGYPQIESNIIAENGQGIALMYEGGATIVGNTITSNKESGIFHNGHGGSTIYNNNFYNSNNIIFGEYHDFPDMWNTTRTAENNIVGGPYIAGNYWAKPDGKGFSQTHYDLNGDGIAEQPYYIDEKEIDYLPLVTPGTETEPVLPEADFRANTTYGSVPLTVAFTDLSKNAVSWRWDFNDNGKYDSVEQNPVFVYGYPADFTVNLTVINENGTSTKTAVITVLKKEAPILPAANFNANTTTGYPPLSVLFTDLSQNAASRSWDANGDGIKDSGETSFVYVYNTAGTYTSNLTVSNSNGTASKTATIIVLEATNSGGSSNDGSNEGGSSNDGSNEGGSSSGGSSSGGSSSGSSSGGGGGGSPEPARNVKTKEISQTFIQNGKAVKFDFTKNATCVVYVGFDPKKNAGKTTTIVEELKSKSTLVSKIPGGETYKSFNVWVGNSGFASSKNIENPVICFKVEKSWIRDKNIDPDSIVLNRYSDKKWSKLEAKLSEEDDKFLYFIAHVPGFSFFVITGEAAGSAGNISREENGLETRALQGEDDGTAGSNAGTNSGQKEKMKFPDASPVYSIAGILLLSLICILIYKTIPK; this comes from the coding sequence ATGAAAAGAGAATTATCTATCTTATTCACGCTGGTTCTTGCATTTCAGGTTATTACTGGCAGTACGGCAGCTATGACGCTTTATGTTGATGACGACGGAACAGGAAACTATACGACTATCCAGTCTGCGGTAAACGCCGCAGTTAACGGGGATACTATAATTGTAAATCCCGGTACTTACGAGGGGGATATTACCCTCGATACATCCAGTTTAAGAATTCAGTCTCAATCAGAAAATCCTGAGGACACGGTAATTCAGGGAAATGGCTTTTATCTTACGCAAAACGCACAGAGAATAGCCATTAAAGGTTTCACTCTGAAGGGCACTGGCAGTTCTTACGCCATAGCACTTGAAGAATACGCTGACAGTATAATTGAAAATAATATAATACTGGACCACGGCACCGGCATTGACACGAATATATATTCCACCTTTACAATAAATGATAATGATATCTCAAGTTGTGGGACTGGAATTTATGTCGGCGAATGTTATTTCAACGCTATTATCAACAACAACAGGGTTTCAAAATGTGGCACAGGCATCACTGTGGGAGATTTAGGGTATCCACAAATTGAGAGCAATATAATTGCGGAAAATGGTCAGGGTATAGCCCTGATGTACGAAGGCGGTGCCACAATTGTGGGGAACACTATCACGTCCAATAAAGAGTCTGGAATTTTCCATAACGGACACGGTGGTAGTACGATTTACAATAATAATTTTTATAACTCTAACAATATAATTTTCGGGGAGTATCATGATTTTCCAGACATGTGGAATACTACCAGAACCGCAGAGAATAATATTGTAGGTGGCCCTTATATTGCAGGAAATTACTGGGCAAAACCTGATGGCAAAGGCTTTTCCCAGACGCATTACGATTTAAATGGAGATGGCATAGCCGAGCAACCATATTATATTGATGAAAAAGAGATTGATTATCTGCCCCTGGTAACCCCAGGGACGGAGACTGAGCCTGTACTTCCTGAAGCAGATTTCAGGGCAAATACAACGTATGGGAGTGTCCCTCTTACTGTCGCGTTTACAGACCTTTCGAAAAATGCGGTTTCCTGGAGATGGGACTTTAACGACAATGGGAAATATGACTCTGTAGAACAGAATCCGGTTTTTGTGTATGGATACCCCGCAGACTTTACTGTCAACCTGACAGTAATCAATGAAAACGGGACTTCTACAAAAACCGCTGTAATAACCGTGCTGAAAAAAGAAGCTCCTATCCTCCCTGCAGCAAATTTCAACGCCAATACCACCACCGGTTATCCTCCCCTGTCTGTTTTATTCACAGACCTTTCACAAAATGCAGCTTCAAGAAGCTGGGACGCTAACGGTGACGGAATAAAAGACTCAGGTGAAACAAGTTTTGTTTATGTGTATAATACTGCAGGAACTTACACCTCGAATCTGACAGTAAGCAATTCCAATGGGACAGCTTCAAAGACTGCTACAATAATTGTGCTGGAAGCGACCAATTCAGGAGGAAGCAGCAACGATGGGAGCAATGAGGGAGGAAGCAGTAACGATGGGAGCAATGAGGGAGGAAGCAGTAGTGGAGGAAGCAGCAGTGGAGGGAGCAGCAGCGGAAGCAGCAGTGGCGGAGGCGGTGGTGGATCTCCCGAACCCGCAAGAAACGTTAAAACAAAAGAAATTTCACAGACTTTCATTCAAAACGGCAAGGCTGTAAAGTTTGATTTCACAAAGAATGCTACTTGTGTAGTATATGTGGGATTTGACCCCAAGAAGAATGCAGGAAAGACCACAACAATCGTAGAAGAATTAAAAAGCAAATCTACACTTGTTTCTAAAATACCTGGAGGAGAGACTTACAAATCATTTAACGTGTGGGTGGGAAACAGCGGTTTTGCAAGCTCAAAGAATATTGAAAATCCGGTTATCTGTTTCAAAGTTGAAAAATCCTGGATTCGGGATAAAAACATTGACCCGGACTCGATTGTACTGAACAGATACAGCGATAAAAAATGGTCGAAACTTGAAGCTAAACTCTCAGAGGAAGATGATAAATTTCTGTATTTCATAGCCCATGTCCCTGGCTTCTCCTTTTTTGTGATAACAGGTGAAGCGGCAGGTAGTGCAGGGAATATTTCCAGAGAGGAAAACGGGCTGGAAACGCGGGCTCTGCAGGGAGAAGATGATGGAACTGCGGGATCTAATGCCGGGACAAATTCGGGGCAGAAAGAAAAAATGAAATTCCCTGATGCTTCTCCTGTATACAGCATAGCAGGCATTCTCTTATTAAGCCTGATATGTATATTGATTTATAAAACGATTCCAAAATGA
- a CDS encoding SdpI family protein, with protein MRKVTAAITGLVLLSFILSIYFYPQVPDQMATHWDSQGEVNGYMSKFWGTFFMPLLITGLVILFLVIPKIDPRKENIEMFRKHYEGFRLILILFLVMVHLHILLWNTGTQISPNAVIPLGIGLLFYYAGVLTENAEQNWFIGIRTPWTLSSEKVWKRTNRLGGKLFRIAGITAFSGVFFPEYAIYFILVPAVIVVVITVVYSYLEYKKELKEK; from the coding sequence ATGCGGAAAGTTACTGCAGCGATAACAGGACTGGTTCTTCTTTCTTTTATTCTTTCAATCTATTTTTATCCTCAGGTCCCTGACCAGATGGCTACTCACTGGGACTCTCAGGGAGAGGTAAACGGCTATATGTCAAAGTTCTGGGGGACCTTTTTCATGCCCCTCCTGATTACGGGGCTTGTAATTTTGTTCCTGGTGATTCCGAAAATTGACCCGAGAAAAGAAAACATAGAAATGTTCAGGAAACACTATGAAGGATTCAGGTTAATATTGATCCTGTTTCTGGTCATGGTTCATCTCCATATACTTCTCTGGAACACAGGAACTCAGATAAGTCCCAATGCCGTGATTCCGCTCGGTATAGGGCTTCTATTCTATTATGCAGGGGTTCTTACGGAAAATGCAGAGCAAAACTGGTTTATAGGCATCAGGACGCCCTGGACTCTGAGCAGTGAGAAGGTATGGAAAAGGACAAACCGTCTTGGAGGGAAATTATTCAGGATAGCAGGAATAACCGCATTCTCAGGAGTTTTTTTCCCTGAATATGCAATCTACTTCATCCTTGTTCCTGCAGTCATTGTAGTCGTGATTACTGTTGTTTACTCATATCTCGAATATAAAAAAGAACTTAAAGAAAAATAA
- a CDS encoding FKBP-type peptidyl-prolyl cis-trans isomerase codes for MTEDIIENSNKVVEKGDAVSVHYVGKLDDGTVFDTSEKEEAMEAGIYNEMRDYEPLKFTVGAGQMIKGFDEGVVGMKAGEEKILKIPPEEAYGEYVEEYARELPRDAVDFVPEVGMQLATETGLRGTVTEVGEENFVIDSNHALAGKTLTFKVKVISVEE; via the coding sequence ATGACTGAGGATATAATTGAAAATTCGAATAAAGTAGTCGAAAAAGGAGATGCTGTATCCGTCCATTATGTAGGTAAACTTGATGACGGAACGGTATTCGACACATCGGAAAAAGAAGAAGCCATGGAGGCAGGCATATACAACGAAATGAGGGACTATGAACCTCTGAAATTCACCGTCGGAGCCGGACAGATGATCAAAGGCTTTGACGAAGGTGTGGTCGGAATGAAAGCGGGGGAAGAAAAAATCCTTAAAATCCCTCCAGAGGAAGCATATGGGGAATACGTGGAAGAATATGCAAGGGAACTTCCGCGTGATGCTGTGGATTTCGTTCCGGAAGTAGGGATGCAGCTGGCTACGGAAACCGGGCTCAGAGGCACTGTGACAGAAGTAGGCGAGGAAAATTTTGTTATTGATTCCAACCATGCACTTGCAGGCAAGACCCTTACATTCAAAGTAAAGGTCATTTCAGTGGAGGAATGA
- a CDS encoding FKBP-type peptidyl-prolyl cis-trans isomerase, whose translation MRVGKSTIYFLTMLLLASMVLGSGCTDNGSGDGRAVKAGDTVQVDYVGKFENGTVFDTSIEEEAQEAGIYNAQREYVPLNLTAGSGQVIEGFDEGLIGMKEGEEKTLTIPPEKAYGEYNESWVQAVPLEELNMSEKPEVGQVYSSIYGGQFKVIAVNETHVTFDPNHELAGETLVFDVKLVSIE comes from the coding sequence ATGAGGGTCGGGAAGAGTACAATATATTTCCTGACAATGCTGCTTCTGGCAAGTATGGTTTTAGGAAGCGGATGCACGGATAACGGCAGCGGAGACGGCAGGGCTGTAAAAGCAGGAGATACGGTCCAGGTAGATTATGTGGGAAAATTTGAGAATGGCACCGTTTTTGATACTTCTATAGAAGAAGAAGCACAGGAAGCAGGCATATACAATGCACAGAGAGAGTATGTACCCCTGAACCTTACTGCTGGTTCCGGCCAGGTAATTGAGGGTTTTGATGAAGGGCTGATAGGAATGAAGGAGGGCGAAGAGAAAACCCTGACTATTCCTCCTGAGAAAGCCTATGGGGAATACAATGAAAGCTGGGTTCAGGCAGTCCCTCTTGAAGAGCTCAATATGTCAGAAAAGCCTGAAGTAGGGCAGGTATACAGCAGCATATACGGAGGCCAGTTTAAAGTCATTGCCGTAAATGAGACGCACGTTACTTTTGACCCTAACCATGAACTCGCAGGCGAGACTCTTGTTTTCGATGTAAAGCTCGTATCAATCGAGTGA